The genomic region ATTGGGAAGCGATTTTACAATGTTTATATAGTCATGAAGACTCTAGCCgcaaataaatgcatacatgtttttCTGACCATGGCGTGTCAATGGTTGGACGGATTGATTTTAGTTCGATAATTAATTATTCGACTCCTTTCTTTGCAATCATTATTAAGTTTcgcaataaaataatttcattttaaggCTATTTCGGATGTAGAATCGAATCTACAAGAGGaatattgttttgaatttaatctgtatttatacatattatttatatatttataaattttgtaagatatgttttattgcattgttaatttttatagtatttttattgaatttttttaatgtaGTTTTTGCCTCTGACAATAATTTGaggcaatatttaacaaaaaggAACTTTTAATGAGTACGCAATATCGAAAAACTACATCAACATTATAGTTACACACATCAAACTTATGCTAATTctcttaaatgcattaaatgaCCGGATCGACGGAAGTAAAAAATGTATGTCTTTATATCGATTTATTTAGTTtcttgagtcgcgttctgggaaaactggatttaacccattcatgcctatcgtcctgaaaaaaggacattgcaaacagcgtagatccagatgggacgccgcatgatgcggcgtctcatctgggtctgcgctgtttgcttaaaggaatttcagtaagtaatattctaaatatagaaataaatatactagacatccctaattttgaaaataaattgatccaatttagaaggatgggagagtccactgggcataaatgggttaatgtatgtgcgcaaagtgtcatcccatattagtctGTACAGGGCGCATACGCTCATTATCAGGGACGGTCCTTTCCGCTTTATGGAATAATTCATTTCAAggcagtctcttctaaacgaatatacagtttatgcggaaagtgacGACCCTTAAttattatcctgtgcggactgggaCAACACATAACGCACATCCAGTAAGCATAGTTTTCCCAAACCGAGGCTCCTTTACTTCCGTGTTAAACTGGGATTACGTTTGAATGATGTGCAGACGGCCTGAATATCGAATGACGTGTTCTTTGAAATGTTAAACCACAACGTCTGTTGTATTTTGGtcaattaagcattataaattaaattataattataatttgctTCGTTCTGCCTTCCGTTTATGTGAATATTGCATGGAAAAACTAAGAAAGGTAAAAACATTGTctaagattaacccatttatgcccagtggactctcccatccttctcaattggatcaatttatttccaaaattaggggtgtcaagtatatttatttctatatttagaatatttcataaaacaattcatttaagcaaatagcgcagacccagatgagacgccgcattatgcggcgtctcatctgggtctacgctgtttgcaatgtccttttttcaggacgctaggcatgaacggGTTAACTTGAAACATATGAAAACGTCGCATCGTTTGAAATCAAAAAAATAGGGGAAAGGCTCCTATATGAGACAAATTCGTAAGAGGATTAAAGCCCCGAGTACGGTCTAGTATTTTTGGTTTCTTCATTTGCATGTTATATATACTACACAATGTCTCCGTTGCCGGTTTAGCTTTACAGCTTTTGTTACGTAGGTTTCGACAATATAATTCAGAAATCTGATCGTGTTATGCTATATTTGCTGTGGATGTACAAAACAACATGTAGATATTTGTCTAGTACGAAAACATGATGATCTTTAATTCATGTGGACAAGCATTCTGTAGTTTTAGAAGACATTGATCGCTATGAGCTAACCATCCGACATTCCTTTACGTATTTCGACACGGTTTGTGGTTAAAGGGGCACGTTGACCGTATTCCCCCTCTATATAGGCACAATACCGGGGtatataaaattgtgtatttcaACTGTTTACACTTATTCTAAACTAATTGCAACCGTTTATTTTGAGATTTTTCCACCCTGGGTGCACAAACGATTTTTTTAAGGCCAATCTTACGAAACTTCCCGGAGAAAGTCGATGAATCGATATTGAGATTAATAAAGTAGATTTCTTGGAAAAATAGCCGTCTGAAAATTGTTATGCGGGCGCGTCATATCCGACCATTTAATTTCAAGACGACGATAACCGGAACACAGTTCAAAAGCCCCAACACAGCTCCAATTGCGTTTTCACGTTCCTGTTTTGCAGACGAGAAGTTACGGGAGCTGGTTGAGGCCGCGGTGGCGGTGAAGGTGAATGCGTATTGCCCCTACAGCAACTTCCGGGTCGGCGCAGCCATCCTGTGCGCAGACGGCTCCATATATTCGGGTActttacaaataaatgtattcTAATTCATTATCATCTATCcacaacgccccccccccccccctcatatCCAGTAACTTACATTGCATTTAAAAAGGGTTACAAATAttatatctataaaaaaacactgcatatgAGCATTAAAGTTTGTGCTTGTAATAAATAAGACATCTGCATGTTATGCACCTATGTATATATAACTTTAAGTGGGAAATAGCATCACGTTTAGTGTAACCGTCGTGTGTAGTGTAAGCGTCACGTGTAGTGTAACCGTCGTGTGTAGTGTAAGCGTCACGTGTTACATTTCTGTCTGGTGTAGTGAAAACGTCCCGTGACGTGTAGTGTATAAGCATAACATGTAGAGACAGTGTCACTGTGGTGAATCTTACAGGTTGCAACGTGGAGAACGCTAGCTACGGCCTCACAGTCTGTGCAGAACGCGTCGCGGTGACGAACGCTGTAACGCATGGACGCCGTGACATTCAGGCAGTAGCAGTGTCGTGGTAAGGAGTTACATTTGCTTGTTATGTTTGATTTTCGACCGTTTTCAACTGTATTTCAGTCATATTACGGCGGTAAATACCCACTCACAGAACTTAGTGCACATGTCCAAGTGGAAGTAACGGTGTAAAAAATGCATCAAGCTTCTAAATCAATCTCAATTATATTTACAGAAAGAAATTGCAAACGTGAATGACAAGACTTGTCGTATACTATACTCATGTTTTTAGTGTAGAAGTGTGAAGGGCACCCATAATAACGACTACTAGGCTGGCTCCAAGGCCAACAGCACTCAGAGAAATATGACCAATTAATACACCATATGCATTTAAACTGTATCAAGTAAGCACTGTATGTACAGGAATTGTAGGTGGAGAATGGCCGTAGAAAGGGTTTCATCACAAATCGCCATAACAAATAATGTAGCCGGGCCGGGGTTTGAACTCGCTGTACCAACTTAGCTACTCGTTCCGGTCATAACGCGCtaaactaaatatagacgtgccgATCTAGAGTTGAACAAGTATTGTCTGATTAAGAATCATGTAGAATTCGTGTGCGCGCCCATGTGGAATTCGTATACGTGGCATAGGCGTGCCCATGTGGAATTCGTATACGTGGCATAGGCTTGCCCATGTGGATTTCGTATGCGTGGCATAGTCGTGCCCATCTGGAATTCGTATGCGTGACATAGGCGTGCCCACGTGGAACTTGTATGCGTAGCATAGTCGTGCTCATGTGGAATTCGTATTCGTGGTATAGGTGTGCCCATCTGATATTCGTATgcgtgttattttaattttaactatAGAAAGTTCTGCAACATTATACTTACATGCATTTGCGCCCACATTTTAATCATGGTACTTTGTGCTCACCTGTTAGGATAACCTACAAAATGGATTTATTACAGTACTTAAAGTAATATCCGGTTCTGTGTGCACTCGTGTTCTAAATAGTACCAATATCGTGATGCATTgaaatactattttatatgtGGTACATGTACAGAATCTTATCTGCCCTAAAACCCTTTCAGCGACATTAAAGGCGACTTCAAAGGACCTTGCGGCGTGTGCCGACAGGTGCTCGCGGAGTTCAACCTCGATATGGACATGTACCTCACCAAACCGGATATGACGTACCGGAAGGTGACGCTGCGGGAGCTGCTCCCAATGGCGTTCACGCCAAAAACGCTGGAAGAGGAGCGGATTCTGACCGAGTGACGCTTGCGTTCCTTGTTAGATTGTTTAACTCATTGTTGGTTGTGTCTTTAAAGCCGTTATACAGCCACACAAACTAGTATACAACATGCGAATTTTTACGCGAATTTATTAGTTTTTACATTGGGCTCAAGTCGCTGGTATAGTGTGTATATTTAAACTGTATTTCAGTATTCGTAAGCGGCGTTACTAGTTTTGTTAGAAGAAAGTTCCTTAAA from Dreissena polymorpha isolate Duluth1 chromosome 5, UMN_Dpol_1.0, whole genome shotgun sequence harbors:
- the LOC127882300 gene encoding cytidine deaminase-like; translated protein: MEVSTLDEKLRELVEAAVAVKVNAYCPYSNFRVGAAILCADGSIYSGCNVENASYGLTVCAERVAVTNAVTHGRRDIQAVAVSCDIKGDFKGPCGVCRQVLAEFNLDMDMYLTKPDMTYRKVTLRELLPMAFTPKTLEEERILTE